A portion of the Clostridium gelidum genome contains these proteins:
- a CDS encoding beta-galactosidase has product MNKEFSVFNNKVKGLLHGGDYNPDQWLRYPEVLKEDVRLLKLANCNCVSINIFGWSAIEPEEGKYTFEWLDKIMDDMEENNIHVILATPSGARPAWMSEKYPEVLRVNSDRSKNLHGQRHNHCFTSPIYRQKTYEINKLLAERYKDHPSLIMWHISNEYGGDCHCELCQDAFRNYLKKKYNNDLEKLNEAWWTGFWSHKFTSWSQIESPSEKGEVYVHGHNLDWNRFVTDQTIDFYKNEIAPIREITPGVPVTANFMGNYPHMGLFTGLDYWKFAKEVDIASWDNYPAWHNDFESTADLAANVGFVHDIYRSLKGGQSFLVMESTPSLVNWHDTNKLKRPQMHFLSSMQGIAHGADSVLYFQWRKGRGASEKFHGAVVDHCGHENTRVFKEVSEVGAAFNKLKEIQGATSESKVAIIYDVENKWAVDDLQGLKKYRKRYDETCQEAYKVFWENGISVDVINMDCDISKYDLVVAPMLYMVRPNVAERITEFVKKGGNFVTTYFSGIVDENDLCFLGGFPGPLREVTGIWAEEIDSLYDGEVNHLEFTSNNVENLKGTYEVTDYCDLIHAETAEVLAVYKNDFYASMPAVTVNKYGEGKSYYIAARTGEDFNNDFYSKLINDLNIKSVIDGTLPIGVTAQMRSNEKNNYTFVMNFTEEEKIVSLGKEEYVDMLSGELVNREIKLIKYGIRILKQCK; this is encoded by the coding sequence ATGAACAAAGAATTTTCAGTATTTAATAATAAAGTAAAGGGACTTTTACATGGGGGAGATTATAATCCTGACCAATGGTTAAGGTATCCAGAGGTTTTAAAAGAAGATGTTCGTCTTTTAAAATTAGCAAATTGTAATTGTGTTTCTATAAACATATTTGGTTGGAGTGCAATAGAACCAGAGGAAGGTAAGTATACCTTTGAATGGTTAGATAAAATTATGGATGACATGGAAGAAAATAATATTCATGTAATATTAGCTACTCCAAGTGGAGCAAGACCAGCCTGGATGTCTGAAAAATATCCAGAAGTTTTAAGAGTAAATAGTGATAGAAGTAAAAATCTTCATGGACAAAGACATAATCATTGTTTTACTTCACCAATATATAGACAAAAGACTTATGAAATAAATAAGCTTTTAGCAGAAAGATACAAAGATCATCCATCATTAATAATGTGGCATATTTCAAATGAATATGGTGGAGACTGTCATTGTGAACTTTGCCAGGATGCATTTAGAAATTATCTTAAGAAAAAATATAATAACGATTTAGAAAAACTAAATGAAGCATGGTGGACAGGCTTTTGGAGTCATAAATTCACCAGCTGGTCTCAAATAGAAAGTCCATCTGAAAAAGGTGAAGTATATGTTCATGGACATAACCTTGATTGGAATAGATTTGTTACAGATCAAACAATAGATTTCTATAAAAATGAAATTGCACCAATAAGAGAAATTACACCTGGCGTACCTGTAACAGCTAATTTCATGGGAAATTATCCTCATATGGGATTATTCACAGGCCTTGATTACTGGAAATTTGCAAAAGAAGTAGATATAGCATCTTGGGATAATTACCCTGCATGGCATAATGATTTTGAAAGTACTGCAGACTTGGCAGCTAATGTAGGTTTTGTACATGATATATATAGATCATTAAAAGGTGGACAATCATTTTTAGTTATGGAAAGTACGCCAAGCCTCGTAAACTGGCATGATACTAATAAATTAAAACGTCCCCAAATGCATTTCTTATCATCAATGCAAGGGATAGCTCATGGAGCAGATTCAGTTTTATATTTTCAATGGAGAAAAGGAAGAGGGGCTTCAGAAAAATTCCATGGAGCTGTAGTAGATCACTGTGGTCATGAAAATACTAGAGTATTTAAGGAAGTATCAGAAGTGGGAGCAGCATTTAATAAGTTAAAAGAAATTCAAGGAGCTACATCAGAGTCAAAAGTAGCAATAATATATGATGTTGAAAACAAGTGGGCAGTAGATGATCTGCAAGGTTTAAAGAAATATAGAAAAAGATATGATGAAACTTGTCAGGAAGCTTATAAAGTATTCTGGGAAAATGGAATTTCAGTAGATGTAATTAATATGGACTGTGACATTTCAAAATATGATTTGGTAGTAGCACCAATGTTATATATGGTTCGTCCAAATGTAGCTGAGAGAATTACTGAATTCGTGAAAAAAGGTGGAAATTTTGTAACTACTTATTTTAGTGGAATTGTAGATGAAAATGATCTTTGTTTCCTAGGTGGATTCCCAGGACCTCTAAGAGAAGTTACTGGAATTTGGGCGGAGGAAATAGATTCATTATATGATGGTGAAGTTAATCATTTAGAATTTACTTCTAATAATGTAGAAAATTTAAAGGGAACTTATGAAGTTACAGACTATTGTGATTTAATTCATGCAGAAACAGCAGAAGTTCTTGCAGTATATAAAAATGATTTTTATGCTAGTATGCCAGCAGTAACTGTAAATAAATATGGAGAAGGAAAATCATATTATATAGCAGCAAGAACTGGAGAAGACTTCAATAATGATTTCTATTCAAAACTGATTAATGATTTAAATATTAAGAGTGTTATAGATGGAACCTTGCCAATAGGAGTTACAGCACAAATGCGTAGTAATGAAAAGAATAATTATACATTTGTAATGAATTTTACTGAAGAAGAAAAGATTGTATCACTTGGTAAAGAAGAATATGTAGATATGCTTTCTGGTGAATTAGTAAATAGAGAAATCAAATTAATTAAATATGGGATAAGGATTTTAAAACAATGTAAATAA
- a CDS encoding beta-galactosidase: MNNEFSTFNNKVNGFLHGGDYNPDQWLKYPELLKEDIRLMKLANCNCVSINIFGWSTIEPEEGKYTFEWLDKIMNDMAKNNIHVILATPSGARPAWMSEKYPEVLRVNSDRSKNLHGQRHNHCFTSPIYRQKTYEINKLLAERYKDHPSLIMWHISNEYSGECHCEFCQDAFRNWLKKKYNNDLEKLNEAWWTGFWSHKFTGWSQIESPSENGEIFVHGQNLDWKRFVTDQTIDFYKNEIKPIKKITPSVPITTNFMGTYAGLDYFKFAKEVDITSWDSYPTWHNDFQSTAELGSSIGFVHDMYRAFKNGQPFLVMENTPSLVNWHDANKLKRPGMHLLSSIQALAHGSDSILYFQWRKGRGASEKFHGAVVDHSGHENTRIFRDVSEVGEVLSKLREIQGSTAESKVAIIYDGENRWAIEDLQGLKKYRKNYEETCQEAYRVFWESGISVDIINMDRDISKYDLVVAPMLYMVRQNVAERITEFVKKGGTFVTTYFSGVVDENDLCFLGGFPGPLREVMGIWSEEIDSLYDNEVNNIVFKDNNIENIKGTYEVKDYCDLIHAETAEILAVYKNDFYENMPAVTVNKYGEGKAYYIGARTGEDFNNDLYSKIIKDLGITSVIDGELPKGVTAQKRSNGEHKFTFVMNFTEAEKTVSLGKEEYVDMLSGEKVSKEICLNKYDIKILKQ, encoded by the coding sequence ATGAATAATGAGTTTTCTACATTTAATAATAAAGTAAATGGATTTTTGCATGGAGGAGATTATAATCCAGATCAATGGTTAAAGTATCCAGAACTTTTAAAAGAAGATATTCGTCTTATGAAGTTAGCTAATTGTAATTGTGTTTCTATAAACATATTTGGTTGGAGTACAATAGAGCCTGAAGAAGGTAAGTATACTTTTGAATGGTTAGATAAAATCATGAATGATATGGCCAAAAATAATATTCATGTAATTTTAGCTACTCCAAGTGGTGCACGACCAGCCTGGATGTCTGAAAAATATCCAGAGGTTTTAAGAGTAAATAGTGATAGAAGTAAAAATCTTCATGGACAAAGACATAATCATTGTTTTACTTCACCAATATATAGACAAAAGACTTACGAAATAAATAAACTTTTAGCAGAAAGATATAAAGATCATCCATCATTAATAATGTGGCATATTTCTAATGAATATAGTGGAGAATGTCACTGTGAATTTTGCCAGGATGCATTTAGAAACTGGCTTAAGAAAAAATATAATAATGATTTAGAAAAACTAAATGAAGCATGGTGGACAGGTTTTTGGAGTCATAAATTTACTGGTTGGTCACAAATAGAAAGTCCATCTGAAAATGGTGAAATTTTTGTTCACGGACAAAATCTTGATTGGAAAAGGTTCGTTACAGACCAAACAATAGATTTTTATAAAAATGAAATTAAACCAATAAAAAAAATAACACCGAGTGTACCTATAACTACTAATTTTATGGGGACATATGCAGGTCTTGATTACTTTAAATTTGCAAAAGAAGTAGATATAACGTCATGGGATAGTTATCCAACATGGCACAATGATTTTCAAAGTACTGCAGAGTTAGGATCAAGCATTGGTTTTGTCCATGATATGTATAGGGCATTTAAAAATGGGCAACCATTTTTGGTAATGGAAAATACTCCAAGCCTCGTAAACTGGCATGATGCAAATAAATTAAAACGACCAGGAATGCATTTATTATCATCAATACAAGCCTTAGCTCATGGATCAGATTCAATTTTATATTTCCAATGGAGAAAAGGAAGAGGTGCTTCAGAAAAGTTTCATGGTGCTGTAGTAGACCACTCAGGACATGAAAATACCAGAATATTTAGAGATGTATCAGAAGTTGGAGAAGTTTTAAGTAAACTTAGAGAAATTCAGGGATCTACTGCAGAATCTAAAGTAGCAATAATATATGATGGAGAAAATAGATGGGCAATTGAGGATTTACAAGGTTTAAAGAAATATAGAAAAAATTATGAAGAAACTTGCCAAGAAGCGTATAGAGTATTTTGGGAAAGTGGAATTTCAGTAGACATTATTAATATGGACCGTGATATTTCAAAATATGATTTAGTAGTAGCACCAATGTTATATATGGTTCGTCAAAATGTAGCAGAAAGAATTACAGAATTCGTGAAAAAGGGTGGAACTTTTGTAACTACTTACTTTAGTGGAGTTGTTGATGAAAATGACCTTTGCTTCTTAGGGGGATTCCCAGGACCACTTCGAGAAGTTATGGGAATATGGTCAGAGGAAATAGATTCATTATATGATAATGAAGTAAATAATATAGTGTTTAAGGATAATAATATAGAAAATATTAAAGGCACTTATGAAGTTAAAGATTATTGCGATTTAATTCATGCAGAAACAGCAGAAATTCTTGCAGTATATAAAAATGATTTCTATGAAAATATGCCAGCAGTAACTGTAAATAAATACGGAGAAGGAAAGGCTTATTATATAGGAGCACGAACAGGGGAAGATTTCAATAATGATTTATATTCAAAGATTATAAAGGATTTAGGAATTACGAGTGTTATAGATGGAGAATTACCAAAGGGAGTTACAGCTCAAAAACGTAGTAATGGTGAACATAAATTTACCTTTGTAATGAATTTTACTGAAGCAGAAAAGACTGTATCACTTGGAAAAGAAGAATATGTAGATATGCTTTCTGGTGAAAAAGTAAGTAAAGAAATCTGTTTAAATAAATATGATATTAAAATTTTAAAACAATAA
- a CDS encoding methyl-accepting chemotaxis protein, whose protein sequence is MKFTIYKKMNSNIKFKGLKGLRTHIKFMDFKKLPIKKKLLMSYMTMAILTVICGGLGLVFLQKTNSDYEYALKNYGFSQGVIGNLGMEVQNSKSVIRDVIMLEDSNQLTEAKNELDISMSKIQEMITELEKANESKTDKTLPKKISYDVALYQAVKIEVINLSMAKKNDEALNSLREKGTPLMNQITDDVSALMNESITMGNEVVSRLKMLQIIASSIIVLAIIGACVFTVISAVYLAKIIGNPIKEISKLAEKIAEGDLNVSIDINSEDEIGELADSFSIMVKNLRSYIYEISDVLGNISRGNIDISTKVEYKGDFITLKNSMDTILNSLNEVFYELNDSSNQVNVGAEQVESTSQVLSEGAAEQASVIEELSASMEEINGKIEKNAKSTSNTNEIAHKLTHDVEESTSQMKEMVNAINDIEKASKDISNIIVKIDKIASQTDLLALNAAIEAARAGEAGKGFSVVADEVRKLSSQSAEAAKESNQLIKLSMQAVAKGRLIADNTASKLFVVANNVNETTNLIEDIASATEEQSQAIKQINDGIMQISEVVQSNSAIAEESAAASEELTVQVEILKNMIGKFKLRS, encoded by the coding sequence ATGAAATTTACAATTTACAAAAAGATGAATTCTAATATAAAATTTAAGGGCTTAAAAGGACTGAGAACTCATATAAAATTTATGGATTTTAAAAAGTTGCCAATAAAAAAGAAATTATTAATGTCATACATGACTATGGCAATTCTTACAGTTATATGTGGCGGATTGGGATTAGTTTTTTTACAAAAAACTAATAGTGATTATGAATATGCATTAAAAAATTATGGTTTTTCACAAGGTGTTATTGGAAATCTTGGCATGGAAGTTCAAAATTCGAAGTCTGTTATAAGAGACGTTATAATGTTGGAAGACAGCAATCAATTAACGGAAGCTAAAAATGAACTTGATATTTCTATGTCTAAAATTCAAGAGATGATAACAGAACTTGAAAAAGCTAATGAATCCAAAACTGATAAGACATTACCTAAGAAGATTTCATATGATGTAGCACTATATCAGGCAGTTAAAATTGAAGTTATCAATTTGAGTATGGCAAAGAAAAATGATGAAGCACTAAATTCACTTAGAGAAAAGGGAACACCACTTATGAATCAAATAACAGATGATGTTTCAGCGTTAATGAATGAAAGTATAACTATGGGAAATGAAGTAGTAAGCAGATTAAAAATGCTTCAAATAATAGCAAGTTCTATTATTGTATTAGCAATTATAGGAGCTTGCGTATTTACTGTAATATCAGCGGTTTATCTTGCTAAAATTATAGGGAATCCTATAAAAGAAATCTCAAAGCTTGCAGAAAAAATAGCTGAAGGTGATTTAAATGTTTCTATTGATATAAATTCAGAAGATGAAATTGGGGAATTGGCAGATTCATTTTCAATAATGGTTAAAAATCTTAGAAGTTATATATATGAAATATCAGACGTATTGGGGAATATTTCAAGAGGAAATATAGATATAAGCACTAAAGTAGAATATAAAGGCGATTTTATAACATTAAAAAATTCAATGGATACTATTTTAAATTCACTTAATGAAGTTTTTTATGAATTAAATGATTCTTCAAATCAAGTAAATGTGGGAGCAGAACAGGTTGAAAGTACTTCTCAGGTCTTATCAGAAGGGGCTGCAGAACAAGCAAGTGTAATTGAAGAGCTTTCAGCATCAATGGAAGAAATAAACGGCAAAATAGAAAAAAATGCTAAAAGTACAAGTAATACTAATGAAATTGCTCATAAATTAACACATGACGTAGAGGAAAGTACAAGCCAAATGAAAGAAATGGTAAATGCAATTAATGACATTGAAAAAGCTTCTAAGGATATTAGTAATATAATAGTGAAAATTGATAAAATAGCATCTCAAACTGATTTGCTTGCATTAAATGCAGCAATAGAAGCAGCTAGAGCTGGCGAAGCTGGAAAAGGATTTTCAGTTGTAGCAGATGAAGTAAGAAAGTTATCAAGTCAAAGTGCAGAAGCTGCAAAGGAAAGTAATCAGCTTATTAAATTGAGCATGCAAGCTGTAGCAAAAGGTAGATTAATAGCAGATAATACTGCATCAAAATTATTTGTTGTTGCAAATAATGTAAATGAGACTACTAATTTAATAGAAGATATTGCAAGTGCAACTGAGGAACAATCACAAGCTATTAAACAAATAAATGATGGAATAATGCAAATTTCAGAGGTGGTTCAATCAAATTCAGCAATAGCAGAGGAAAGTGCAGCTGCTAGTGAAGAATTAACAGTGCAAGTAGAAATACTGAAGAATATGATTGGAAAGTTTAAGCTAAGAAGTTAA
- a CDS encoding glycosyl hydrolase 53 family protein, translated as MKKIKKIISLILSVTILSSFILIEKPTIVKASEVNVNFVKGADVGWLPQMEESGFVFKDDNGNTEDCLKNLKDHGIDSIRLRTWVNPSDDPQSGHCSTEETVNMAVRAKNMGFKIMLDFHYSDSWADPGKQIIPEAWKNDDLEQMKTHLYNYTYDVMTKLKDAGVTPEWVQVGNEINPGMLLPMGSLSNPSNLVELINSGYDAVKIVSPTSKVIIHRANGYDNANFRNLFDKLKANGAKYDVIGVSYYPEGDYTSSIYALGNNLNDMASRYGKEVMVVEVGADCSIDDINVHNMLIAVQNKVLEVPNDKGIGVFYWEPQGAKSWSGYSLSAWNGNDGKSTDGQPTKALDAFLPGEVELNPYPVTGISLDKETVTVEVGNTVNANSTLTPSNSTYKGVIFSSSDASIAKVNSSNGIITGMVPGAATITATSYDQHKTATCQVTVVASTNPITNPSFELNGESWNVTGDTTSVNFENDSYKGVQALHYYNGNFEASQEITDLENGSYKLFAWTSGGGGEKVSEIFALNGDGQRVSSTFTNSGWHVWSKTTISNVEVTNGTLTIGVKVEVKGNEGQWGNIDDFMLTKNEDTSLKDLQVNGVTVKGFDTDVTSYDVAMLAGTTEVPTVTATAMNSSVTAEVTPTVALPGHTTVTVTNGSAIKTYVINFTVEAGNPVQNSGFESSFDNWTISDSNAVSLSNDRRSELKALGYYKATAFELTASQKITGLKNGVYSMSAWSQGALDSCTNQIFAENSNGNRLSADIKNTGWAVWSQAIIKDIIVTDGTLTIGSYLNAPGGYWGSYDDFELIQTSTVINEVSAINSVVTTPASVTLVIGKTKQLSAKVDAEEGADETVSWSSNDTSNRVAVDENGLVSVAKDAALGDYEIKATSKVDESKFGITTIKVVSESDKENSESGNSDAERLIITNQPYSLSLTNGQTARFEIEVTGRAPFNYQWQKNDRDLGDGEKVTGSNGSILKIERVVKSDEGEYSCIITDGIGNVTTSSAVTLSVKSESSSGGSSTSSNTTSNDTGATASNNSVANIPYIKPAVIANVTREEAKAIETKLITNVSTVLGEGTTAQQTKELVASDGTKLSLTPIVKGGNKIGAIITTETSSNGATIPIDKDAGEVVAVYKYLPLLDKYIKLSDGVAIGTNTITLPTQANATYIASTSEIPATETIAQGWTKVDNNWYMVNATGDPQVGWQKDNVGWAYLSPTNGVMQTDWRLDEGKWYYLKDNGYMASGWIKDRETWYYCNEDGSMAANTTIDGYQLGSNGEWIG; from the coding sequence ATGAAAAAAATCAAAAAGATTATTTCATTAATACTGTCTGTTACAATACTTTCTTCATTTATTTTAATTGAGAAGCCTACAATTGTTAAAGCCTCAGAAGTAAACGTTAACTTTGTGAAAGGTGCAGATGTAGGCTGGCTGCCACAGATGGAAGAAAGCGGGTTTGTTTTTAAAGATGACAATGGGAATACGGAGGATTGCCTAAAGAATCTAAAGGATCACGGTATTGATTCAATAAGGTTAAGAACCTGGGTTAATCCATCAGATGATCCTCAAAGTGGCCATTGTAGTACTGAAGAAACCGTTAACATGGCTGTGCGTGCAAAAAATATGGGGTTCAAGATTATGCTTGATTTTCATTACAGCGATAGTTGGGCGGACCCAGGTAAACAAATTATTCCTGAAGCTTGGAAAAATGATGACTTGGAACAGATGAAAACCCATTTGTATAACTACACATATGACGTCATGACAAAGCTGAAAGATGCAGGTGTGACTCCAGAATGGGTACAGGTAGGAAATGAAATTAATCCAGGAATGCTGCTTCCTATGGGTAGTCTTAGTAACCCAAGTAATTTGGTGGAGTTGATAAACTCAGGCTATGATGCAGTTAAGATTGTCAGCCCAACATCAAAAGTTATTATTCATAGAGCAAATGGGTATGACAATGCTAATTTTAGAAATCTTTTTGATAAACTTAAAGCAAACGGTGCAAAATACGATGTAATAGGTGTTTCATATTATCCTGAAGGAGACTATACATCATCAATTTATGCTCTTGGGAATAACTTAAATGATATGGCTTCTAGGTATGGAAAAGAAGTAATGGTAGTAGAGGTCGGTGCAGATTGTTCTATTGACGATATAAACGTTCACAATATGCTTATAGCGGTTCAAAACAAAGTATTGGAAGTTCCAAATGATAAGGGAATAGGAGTGTTTTATTGGGAGCCACAAGGTGCTAAGAGCTGGAGTGGATACAGCCTATCTGCATGGAATGGCAATGATGGAAAGTCGACTGATGGACAGCCAACTAAAGCTCTTGATGCCTTTTTACCTGGGGAAGTAGAATTGAACCCTTACCCGGTAACTGGAATATCCCTTGATAAGGAAACCGTAACTGTGGAAGTTGGAAATACAGTAAATGCAAATTCAACTCTTACACCATCAAATTCCACATATAAAGGTGTTATTTTTTCATCGTCAGATGCAAGCATAGCAAAGGTAAATTCTTCAAATGGAATAATAACAGGTATGGTACCAGGTGCTGCGACTATAACTGCAACTAGCTACGATCAACATAAAACGGCTACCTGTCAGGTGACAGTAGTTGCAAGTACAAACCCTATTACAAATCCTAGCTTTGAGTTAAATGGAGAAAGCTGGAATGTGACTGGAGATACTACTTCAGTCAATTTTGAAAATGATTCTTATAAAGGAGTGCAAGCACTTCATTATTATAATGGAAATTTTGAAGCTTCACAGGAAATAACCGATTTGGAAAACGGCTCATATAAGTTATTCGCATGGACTTCTGGTGGAGGCGGAGAAAAGGTCTCAGAGATTTTTGCGTTAAATGGAGATGGACAAAGAGTCTCAAGTACATTCACTAATTCAGGTTGGCATGTCTGGAGCAAAACTACAATCAGTAACGTAGAGGTAACTAATGGGACACTTACCATTGGTGTCAAAGTGGAAGTGAAGGGAAATGAAGGCCAGTGGGGGAATATTGATGATTTCATGTTGACTAAGAATGAGGACACGTCTTTGAAGGACTTACAAGTAAACGGTGTTACAGTTAAGGGATTTGATACTGATGTAACCAGTTACGATGTAGCTATGCTTGCGGGAACTACTGAGGTGCCAACGGTAACGGCTACAGCAATGAATTCTTCTGTAACTGCAGAGGTGACACCAACAGTTGCTTTGCCAGGACATACAACAGTAACTGTAACAAACGGTTCTGCAATAAAAACTTATGTAATAAACTTCACAGTAGAAGCCGGTAACCCTGTTCAGAATTCAGGGTTTGAATCAAGTTTCGATAACTGGACAATATCTGATTCTAATGCTGTAAGCCTCAGTAATGACAGGCGTTCGGAATTAAAAGCATTAGGCTACTATAAAGCCACAGCTTTTGAACTGACAGCATCACAAAAAATAACAGGTCTGAAAAACGGAGTTTATAGTATGTCAGCCTGGTCTCAAGGAGCTTTGGACAGCTGTACCAACCAAATATTCGCAGAAAATTCAAATGGTAATCGATTGTCAGCTGACATCAAAAATACGGGTTGGGCGGTATGGTCTCAGGCAATAATTAAGGATATTATCGTCACAGACGGAACTTTGACTATTGGTTCATATTTAAATGCTCCAGGTGGATACTGGGGATCTTATGATGATTTTGAACTTATACAGACAAGTACGGTAATTAATGAAGTATCAGCAATTAACAGTGTTGTAACAACACCAGCAAGTGTAACTTTAGTGATAGGTAAAACTAAGCAATTAAGTGCAAAAGTGGATGCAGAAGAAGGAGCGGATGAAACAGTAAGTTGGTCAAGTAATGACACAAGCAACAGGGTAGCAGTTGATGAAAATGGACTTGTAAGCGTAGCGAAAGATGCAGCATTAGGTGATTACGAAATTAAAGCAACTTCAAAAGTAGATGAAAGTAAATTTGGAATTACAACAATTAAAGTAGTGAGCGAGTCAGATAAAGAAAATTCCGAATCAGGTAATTCAGATGCAGAAAGATTAATCATAACAAATCAGCCATATAGTTTATCACTAACAAATGGACAAACAGCTAGATTTGAGATTGAAGTAACTGGAAGAGCACCGTTTAATTATCAATGGCAAAAAAATGATAGAGATTTAGGAGACGGTGAAAAAGTAACTGGATCTAATGGATCAATATTGAAAATAGAACGTGTGGTGAAAAGTGATGAAGGAGAGTATAGCTGTATTATAACAGATGGAATTGGAAATGTAACAACAAGCAGTGCTGTTACATTAAGTGTAAAATCAGAATCAAGCAGTGGAGGATCTAGCACAAGTTCAAATACAACATCTAATGATACTGGTGCAACAGCTAGCAATAATAGTGTAGCTAATATACCATATATTAAACCAGCAGTAATAGCTAATGTAACAAGGGAAGAAGCAAAAGCTATTGAAACAAAATTAATAACTAATGTAAGTACTGTCTTAGGTGAAGGAACAACAGCTCAACAAACTAAGGAATTAGTGGCATCAGATGGTACTAAACTTTCTTTAACTCCAATAGTTAAGGGAGGAAATAAAATAGGAGCAATTATAACAACAGAAACATCAAGTAATGGAGCTACTATTCCTATAGATAAAGATGCAGGTGAAGTTGTAGCAGTCTACAAATATTTACCTTTACTAGACAAGTATATAAAATTATCAGATGGAGTTGCTATAGGAACTAATACAATTACTTTACCAACTCAAGCAAATGCAACTTATATTGCATCAACTTCTGAAATTCCAGCAACGGAAACTATAGCACAAGGTTGGACTAAAGTAGATAATAATTGGTACATGGTTAATGCCACTGGAGACCCACAAGTAGGTTGGCAAAAAGATAATGTAGGATGGGCTTATTTATCTCCAACAAATGGAGTTATGCAAACCGATTGGAGATTAGATGAAGGCAAATGGTACTATCTAAAAGATAATGGATACATGGCGAGTGGTTGGATAAAAGATAGAGAAACTTGGTACTACTGTAATGAAGATGGATCAATGGCGGCTAATACAACAATAGATGGGTATCAATTAGGCTCAAATGGAGAATGGATAGGTTAG
- the trxA gene encoding thioredoxin codes for MKIVDNNEFRSEIESGITVVDFFATWCGPCKMLAPVLEGLSGEMEGKANFIKVDIDQSLDLANEFKIASVPTMLIFKDGQKVEQLVGFLPKEKIQQAIEANL; via the coding sequence ATGAAAATAGTAGATAACAATGAATTTAGAAGTGAAATAGAAAGTGGAATTACAGTTGTAGATTTCTTTGCAACTTGGTGCGGACCTTGTAAGATGTTAGCGCCAGTTCTTGAAGGATTATCGGGTGAAATGGAAGGAAAGGCTAATTTTATAAAAGTTGATATAGATCAAAGTTTAGATTTAGCAAATGAATTTAAAATTGCAAGTGTACCAACAATGCTTATTTTTAAAGATGGTCAAAAAGTAGAACAACTTGTAGGCTTTTTACCAAAAGAAAAAATTCAGCAAGCAATTGAAGCTAATTTATAG
- a CDS encoding glutathione peroxidase → MNFYDFSAKKMNGQEIKMEEYKGKVVLVVNTASKCGLTPQFEDLEKLYKEYKAQGLDILGFPCNQFASQDPSSNEEIHSFCLLNYGVTFTMFEKIDVNGDNAHPLYKFLKNEEKGLFSKEIKWNFTKFLINKEGEVVKRYSPTTKPLKIKDDILKLLNY, encoded by the coding sequence ATGAATTTTTATGATTTTTCAGCAAAAAAAATGAATGGGCAAGAAATCAAAATGGAAGAATATAAAGGGAAAGTAGTTTTAGTAGTAAATACTGCAAGCAAATGTGGATTAACTCCACAATTTGAAGACTTAGAAAAACTTTATAAAGAATATAAAGCGCAAGGATTAGATATCTTAGGATTTCCTTGTAATCAATTTGCAAGTCAAGACCCATCAAGTAATGAAGAAATACACTCATTTTGTTTATTAAATTATGGTGTTACTTTTACTATGTTTGAAAAAATTGATGTAAATGGGGATAATGCACATCCTTTATATAAATTTTTGAAGAATGAAGAAAAAGGATTATTTAGTAAAGAAATAAAATGGAATTTTACTAAATTTCTAATTAATAAAGAAGGTGAAGTGGTAAAAAGATATTCACCTACAACAAAGCCACTAAAGATAAAAGATGATATTTTGAAATTATTGAATTATTAA